The following are encoded together in the Arcticibacterium luteifluviistationis genome:
- a CDS encoding peroxiredoxin-like family protein produces MSDLQEFQKLVIANAAEVKGLSIGDTAPDFTLPNAFGKNISLSDALKESFVIIKFYRGEWCPICNLDLREIQKHLPEIQALGATVFAISPQSPDGALTAAQKNELGYEVLSDAHQEVIKAYNLQFDPGEDYHQRRDLTQENGDGSKTLPVPATFIIDSNQKIVAAHVEANYTERMSALEVVAALKALKGKG; encoded by the coding sequence ATGAGCGACCTTCAAGAGTTTCAAAAATTAGTTATAGCCAACGCAGCAGAGGTAAAAGGTTTGTCAATTGGTGATACCGCTCCAGATTTTACTTTGCCAAATGCTTTTGGTAAAAATATTTCCCTGTCGGATGCCTTAAAAGAGAGCTTTGTCATTATTAAGTTTTACCGCGGAGAGTGGTGTCCTATATGTAACCTTGACCTTAGAGAGATACAGAAGCATTTGCCAGAGATTCAGGCATTGGGAGCTACGGTTTTCGCCATTAGTCCACAAAGTCCGGACGGTGCACTTACTGCTGCACAAAAAAATGAACTAGGTTATGAAGTACTTAGTGATGCACATCAGGAGGTAATTAAAGCTTATAATCTGCAGTTTGACCCAGGAGAAGACTACCATCAACGTAGAGATTTGACACAGGAAAATGGCGATGGTTCTAAAACACTCCCTGTTCCTGCCACTTTCATTATTGATTCAAATCAAAAGATAGTAGCTGCTCATGTAGAGGCTAATTATACTGAAAGAATGTCTGCCCTGGAAGTGGTAGCGGCTTTGAAAGCATTGAAGGGTAAAGGTTAG
- a CDS encoding DUF4287 domain-containing protein, translated as MEQALQTMIDNMPEKTGKLLAEWKTILAAKNFAKHGEAMNFLKKEHGVKHGFANTIIKLSKDNQETPEDLIAKQYTGKEALKPIYDKLLEVILALGDDITKTPKKDSVSLIRKRQFALIKPATKTRIDLGLKLKGKSETERLGDSGPFGTMCTHRVKLTDATELDEELVSWLREAYEGSL; from the coding sequence ATGGAGCAAGCACTACAAACGATGATTGACAATATGCCTGAAAAAACGGGCAAATTATTAGCCGAATGGAAAACAATATTGGCTGCTAAAAACTTTGCGAAACATGGAGAGGCCATGAATTTTCTGAAGAAAGAGCATGGTGTTAAACATGGTTTTGCAAACACCATTATAAAGCTGTCAAAAGACAATCAAGAAACGCCAGAAGATTTAATAGCTAAACAGTACACAGGAAAAGAAGCCTTAAAGCCTATTTATGACAAACTGCTAGAAGTGATTTTGGCTTTAGGTGATGATATCACTAAAACACCCAAAAAGGATTCGGTTAGTTTGATAAGAAAAAGGCAGTTTGCTCTCATAAAACCAGCCACCAAAACCCGCATAGATTTAGGCCTAAAACTAAAAGGAAAATCAGAAACTGAAAGACTAGGAGACTCAGGTCCTTTTGGTACCATGTGCACGCACCGTGTGAAACTAACAGACGCCACAGAACTGGATGAAGAGTTGGTTTCTTGGCTGAGGGAGGCGTATGAGGGGAGTTTGTAG
- a CDS encoding glycoside hydrolase, whose translation MLKRNRKFRISALSVVLFSFISFFSFTSCGSDSLQTAPVVTPEIDNAIQINALTDRRFQEIENFGASDAWACAFVGEWPAAKKEAIAELLFSKELDNSGNPKGIGLSLWRFNLGAGSAEQGADSDIKDEWRRGESFFNADGSYDWTRQAGQVWFAEEAKKHGVEKLLAFTNSPPVYMTRNGKAYANNSETNLAAENYPKFAKYLSTVLKNLKERGLEIDYISPINEPQWDWSKPNQEGTPFYNNEIAGVIRALDAALEADGLNTTIDLAEAGKINYLFEDADKPGIGSQIHAFFDKSSADYIGDLNHVARNLSAHSYFTTSPFKSSVEMRSKLKTEIEKVPGLSLWMSEYCILGGNSGEIQGNGKDLGITPALYVARVIHNDLAVANASAWNWWTAVSGYDYKDGLVYVDKNNTDGNYSDSKMLWALGNYSRFIRPGFERVEVSIDGKFTQNEIFLVSAFEQPETKEMVYVFVNSGTAAIESALNLNGNKANTSKAYVTSETADLAEMEITEAGKLSIPARSIVTVLVNK comes from the coding sequence ATGTTAAAACGTAATAGAAAATTCAGAATTTCGGCCTTGAGTGTCGTATTATTTAGCTTTATCTCTTTTTTTAGTTTTACTTCTTGTGGTTCTGACTCCCTGCAAACCGCTCCAGTGGTGACTCCTGAAATAGATAATGCTATTCAGATAAATGCTTTAACAGATAGAAGGTTTCAAGAAATTGAAAACTTTGGAGCATCGGATGCGTGGGCTTGTGCTTTTGTAGGAGAATGGCCTGCGGCAAAAAAAGAAGCCATTGCAGAGCTTTTGTTTAGCAAAGAATTAGATAACAGTGGAAATCCGAAAGGAATTGGCCTGTCACTTTGGCGATTTAATTTGGGAGCTGGAAGTGCTGAACAAGGAGCAGATTCTGACATTAAAGACGAATGGAGGAGAGGAGAGTCTTTTTTTAATGCCGATGGCAGCTATGACTGGACTAGACAAGCTGGTCAGGTTTGGTTTGCAGAAGAAGCTAAGAAACATGGTGTAGAAAAGCTTTTGGCTTTTACTAACAGTCCGCCTGTTTATATGACCAGAAATGGTAAGGCTTACGCCAATAATAGTGAAACCAATTTAGCCGCTGAAAACTATCCGAAATTTGCGAAGTACTTAAGTACAGTCCTGAAAAATCTAAAAGAAAGAGGACTGGAGATAGATTACATTAGCCCAATTAATGAGCCGCAGTGGGACTGGTCTAAACCTAATCAAGAGGGAACGCCGTTTTATAACAATGAAATAGCGGGTGTAATTAGAGCCTTAGATGCGGCTTTAGAAGCTGATGGCTTGAATACAACCATTGATTTGGCAGAAGCAGGTAAAATCAATTATCTCTTTGAGGATGCTGATAAGCCGGGAATAGGAAGTCAGATACATGCTTTTTTTGATAAAAGTTCTGCAGACTACATTGGTGACTTAAATCATGTAGCTCGCAACCTTTCTGCTCATAGTTATTTTACAACATCGCCTTTTAAGTCTTCTGTAGAGATGAGAAGCAAGCTTAAAACCGAAATAGAGAAAGTACCAGGTTTGTCGCTTTGGATGAGCGAGTACTGTATTTTAGGAGGGAATAGCGGTGAAATACAAGGTAATGGAAAAGATTTAGGTATAACGCCGGCTTTATATGTAGCTCGTGTTATTCATAATGATTTGGCAGTGGCCAATGCTTCCGCTTGGAACTGGTGGACCGCCGTGTCTGGATATGATTATAAGGACGGCTTGGTATACGTAGATAAGAACAATACCGATGGCAACTATTCTGACTCCAAAATGCTATGGGCTTTAGGAAACTATAGTAGGTTTATACGTCCGGGTTTTGAAAGGGTAGAAGTATCTATAGACGGAAAATTTACCCAAAATGAAATCTTCTTAGTGTCTGCTTTCGAGCAGCCAGAAACCAAAGAAATGGTCTACGTTTTTGTCAATTCGGGTACGGCAGCTATAGAGTCAGCTTTAAACCTAAACGGAAATAAGGCAAACACTTCTAAAGCTTATGTCACTTCTGAAACTGCAGATTTAGCAGAAATGGAGATAACAGAGGCTGGTAAATTGAGCATTCCTGCTCGGTCTATTGTTACTGTTCTGGTGAATAAATGA
- a CDS encoding RagB/SusD family nutrient uptake outer membrane protein has protein sequence MKNKKIIIPLLALGLSALTTISCKEDYLDIVPTDRVSDASILNDSTLFESYVINRYLGVRLTNKEGDGNVPGFGRGFEYALWSSLTDESIYNNDDNTWFIQQGQLSPENTGIAGTFWGRSYRSIRECNYALTNISEVGMSESYEKILTAELRFIRAFRYHDLIRNYGQVVLMGDKVSQLGEDFSDPAFYEKASLDEGLAYVTAELDAAAADLPAQNSGNWKEGRATKGAALALNARLKLYAASPLYTGGQNDAQKWQEAAQAAKAVMDMQQYSLYQGGYGQLFLTPNSNVETIFARYYNINSRHTALEIANGPNGYDGWAGNVPLQNLVDDYEMMDGSDFSWDNPEQAAAPYENRDPRFYETVLYNGADYRDRQVETFIPGGRDSKDGPANWNTTKSGYYLRKFVDESLPIQNPWNVAGTQNWTYFRYAEVLLNYAEAQNEAVGPDATVYDAVNSIRSRTGVEMPDLPTGLSQSEMRERIRRERRIELAFEEHRYYDVRRWMTADVVENKPAYGIEIIKAEDGSLTYNRMVSLQGKSFSTQHYWLPIPRAEILASNSQLQQNPGYN, from the coding sequence ATGAAAAATAAAAAAATCATAATACCGCTTTTGGCTCTTGGGCTATCAGCGTTAACAACAATAAGTTGCAAAGAAGACTATCTTGATATAGTACCTACTGACAGAGTATCAGATGCTTCTATTTTAAATGATTCTACGCTTTTTGAGAGTTATGTAATTAACAGATATTTAGGCGTAAGATTGACCAATAAAGAAGGCGACGGTAATGTCCCTGGTTTTGGTAGAGGTTTTGAATATGCTCTTTGGAGCTCACTTACTGATGAGTCTATTTATAACAATGATGACAACACTTGGTTTATTCAGCAAGGGCAGCTATCTCCTGAAAATACAGGAATTGCAGGTACTTTTTGGGGGCGTTCATACCGTAGTATTAGAGAGTGTAATTATGCTTTAACTAATATTAGTGAAGTGGGTATGAGTGAATCTTATGAGAAGATTTTGACAGCGGAATTAAGGTTTATTCGTGCATTCCGCTACCATGATTTGATAAGAAATTATGGTCAAGTAGTATTAATGGGAGATAAGGTTTCTCAACTAGGAGAAGATTTTTCTGACCCTGCTTTTTATGAAAAAGCGTCTTTAGACGAAGGTTTGGCATATGTTACAGCTGAATTAGATGCAGCAGCGGCAGATTTGCCAGCTCAGAACTCTGGTAACTGGAAAGAAGGTAGAGCTACAAAAGGTGCAGCATTGGCATTAAATGCTCGTCTTAAATTATATGCGGCTAGTCCATTATATACGGGTGGTCAAAATGATGCTCAGAAATGGCAGGAAGCAGCTCAAGCAGCCAAAGCTGTCATGGATATGCAGCAGTATAGCCTTTACCAAGGTGGTTACGGTCAGCTTTTCTTAACGCCTAACAGCAATGTGGAAACCATTTTTGCGAGGTATTACAACATCAATTCTAGACATACAGCTTTAGAAATAGCCAACGGGCCAAACGGATATGATGGTTGGGCTGGTAATGTACCGCTTCAAAATCTAGTAGATGATTATGAAATGATGGACGGAAGTGACTTCTCATGGGATAACCCAGAGCAGGCAGCAGCTCCTTATGAAAACCGTGACCCTCGTTTTTATGAAACTGTGCTTTACAATGGTGCAGATTATAGAGACAGACAGGTAGAAACGTTTATACCTGGTGGAAGAGACAGTAAAGATGGTCCTGCTAACTGGAATACTACAAAAAGTGGATATTACTTAAGAAAATTTGTGGATGAAAGTTTACCAATTCAAAACCCTTGGAATGTAGCAGGAACACAAAACTGGACGTACTTCCGTTATGCTGAAGTTTTATTGAACTATGCTGAGGCTCAAAATGAAGCAGTAGGTCCTGACGCTACTGTTTATGATGCTGTCAATAGTATTAGAAGTAGAACAGGTGTAGAAATGCCAGACCTTCCAACAGGTTTGAGTCAATCAGAAATGCGTGAGCGAATCAGACGTGAAAGACGTATTGAGTTAGCTTTTGAAGAGCACAGGTACTACGATGTGCGTCGTTGGATGACTGCCGATGTGGTAGAAAATAAGCCAGCTTATGGTATTGAAATTATTAAAGCCGAAGACGGTAGTCTTACTTATAACAGAATGGTAAGTTTACAAGGTAAAAGCTTTAGTACGCAGCATTATTGGTTGCCTATTCCTAGAGCAGAGATTTTAGCTTCAAACAGTCAGTTGCAGCAAAATCCAGGATATAACTAA
- a CDS encoding SusC/RagA family TonB-linked outer membrane protein, whose product MPTRLRLKGWPFCVMLLALLLGRGPDVYGQTNSVTGTVLDETGMTLPGVSVLIKSTTIGTITDIDGKFQIYIAGIDNPVLILSYIGYQAKEITLNGQTQLEISLEADLQALSEVVVVGYGEQKKATLTGSVSQIQGKVLESSPQPNLSNSLAGRFSGIIASNRAGEPGYDGSSFTIRGLATTGNNDVLVVIDGVPGQIGGLERLSPNDIESVSVLKDASAAIYGSRAANGVILVTTKRGKSGKPTVSYNFNQGFSSPTRLPEMADAATYAQIRNEIAYYNNAGNGLNQVYSEAELANFSNGSDPINYPNTDWAAATLNDVALQNQHNLSVRGGSDDVSYFISLGKSGQDGLYKNGATEYNQYNFRTNIDADVTERLKVGISLSGRKEDRQYPTQGAGTLFRSIYRAYPTVPAVYPNGLPSSGIENSNPVVMATEAGGLNQNPNYVFNGILRASYKLPFLDGLSVDGFYSVDENSSRKQNFLTPYTLYNYDQGSDSYNPVVVGGDADQQAALFEEHYNQSMSVSNIKLNYKNYFAGHYVDVFVGYEQSSNSSHTMGASRLHFPTTETPELSQGGAAASDYNNYGSSYNFTRKSYLGRFLYNYNEKYMAEVQLRADGSSNFPEGSRYGFFPSVSAGYRISEESWFKNNVSFFNDLKIRASYGQLGNDNVGQFQYYDNYSFNNRYLIGNEVSTGIDLTRLGNPNITWEVAKKTDIALNAVWLNNFTTEVIYFKQNRSDILTARNASIPATSGIVNPYNGSTLVPSENIGEVKSSGIETSVGYNKTGDFSFGIAANFTYAKNELVFKDEAAGVLDYQRETGRSLNTYLLYNAIGIFRSQEELDATPHVAGAQVGDLIYEDYNGDGNISADDMVRSEYGNIPQMTFGLTLQAGYKNFDLSAVISGQTQVSQYVLPESGTVGNFYSTWADNRYSPSNTEGTYPRVSERSSSAVSGGLYRNNFWLNDASFARLKNIQIGYTLPESILERANIGSLRVYANAFNLFTLTGVKDFDPEGSSESGQFYPQQKILNLGLNIQF is encoded by the coding sequence ATGCCAACAAGATTACGATTGAAAGGCTGGCCGTTTTGCGTGATGCTACTTGCATTACTCTTAGGAAGAGGCCCAGATGTGTACGGTCAAACAAACTCCGTAACAGGAACAGTTTTAGACGAAACAGGAATGACGCTTCCTGGAGTTTCTGTTTTAATAAAAAGCACTACCATCGGTACTATTACAGACATAGATGGAAAATTTCAGATTTACATAGCTGGAATAGACAACCCTGTATTGATTCTCTCTTATATAGGATATCAAGCAAAAGAGATTACTCTTAATGGGCAAACTCAATTAGAAATTAGTTTAGAGGCTGACTTACAAGCACTAAGTGAAGTAGTGGTGGTAGGTTATGGTGAGCAAAAGAAAGCTACTTTAACGGGTTCTGTTTCTCAAATTCAAGGTAAGGTACTTGAAAGTAGCCCACAGCCTAACTTATCTAACTCTTTAGCAGGTAGATTTTCTGGTATAATAGCCAGTAACCGTGCTGGTGAGCCAGGGTATGATGGTTCTAGCTTTACTATTCGTGGTTTAGCGACTACAGGGAATAATGACGTTTTAGTGGTAATTGACGGTGTTCCTGGTCAAATTGGCGGTTTGGAAAGGCTATCGCCAAATGACATTGAGAGCGTTTCTGTGTTGAAAGATGCCTCAGCTGCTATTTATGGTTCTAGAGCGGCCAACGGTGTTATTTTGGTAACGACTAAAAGAGGAAAGAGCGGAAAACCAACGGTGTCTTATAACTTTAACCAAGGTTTCTCTTCACCAACGCGTTTACCTGAAATGGCTGATGCTGCCACTTATGCTCAAATAAGAAATGAAATAGCTTATTATAATAATGCAGGTAATGGTTTAAACCAAGTTTATTCCGAAGCAGAGCTGGCTAACTTTAGCAACGGTTCTGACCCAATAAATTATCCAAATACGGATTGGGCGGCAGCCACATTAAATGATGTAGCTCTTCAAAATCAGCATAACCTGAGTGTTAGAGGTGGTTCTGATGATGTTAGTTATTTTATTTCTTTAGGAAAATCCGGCCAAGACGGTCTCTATAAAAATGGAGCTACAGAATATAATCAGTATAACTTCAGAACAAACATTGATGCTGACGTAACTGAAAGATTGAAAGTTGGTATCTCTTTGTCAGGAAGAAAAGAAGACAGGCAGTACCCTACACAGGGAGCGGGAACCTTATTCCGTTCTATCTATAGAGCGTATCCTACAGTACCAGCGGTTTATCCAAATGGTTTGCCATCTTCAGGGATAGAAAACTCTAATCCAGTAGTAATGGCTACAGAAGCCGGTGGATTAAACCAAAATCCAAATTATGTATTTAACGGAATACTGAGAGCCAGCTATAAGCTACCGTTTTTAGATGGTCTTTCTGTTGATGGTTTTTATTCTGTGGATGAAAACTCTAGCAGGAAACAGAATTTCCTGACACCTTATACTTTATATAATTATGACCAAGGTTCTGATTCATATAATCCTGTGGTAGTAGGAGGTGATGCTGACCAGCAAGCGGCATTGTTTGAAGAGCATTATAATCAATCAATGAGCGTAAGTAACATTAAGTTAAACTATAAGAATTACTTCGCTGGTCATTATGTAGATGTGTTTGTAGGCTATGAGCAAAGTTCAAATAGCTCGCACACCATGGGAGCTTCTAGGTTACATTTCCCTACTACAGAAACACCAGAACTATCACAAGGTGGTGCTGCGGCTTCTGATTATAACAACTACGGAAGCAGCTATAATTTTACTAGAAAAAGTTACTTAGGTCGTTTTCTGTATAACTATAATGAGAAATACATGGCGGAGGTACAGTTAAGAGCTGATGGTTCTTCTAACTTTCCAGAAGGTAGTAGATATGGTTTCTTCCCTTCGGTATCGGCTGGTTATAGAATTTCAGAAGAGTCTTGGTTTAAGAATAATGTAAGCTTCTTTAATGACTTAAAAATTAGAGCTTCTTATGGTCAATTAGGAAATGATAATGTAGGGCAGTTTCAGTACTATGACAACTATTCTTTTAACAACCGATACTTAATAGGTAATGAAGTAAGCACAGGTATTGATTTAACTAGACTAGGAAACCCTAACATTACTTGGGAGGTAGCTAAGAAAACTGACATAGCCTTAAATGCGGTTTGGTTAAACAACTTTACCACGGAGGTGATTTACTTTAAACAAAACAGAAGTGATATTTTAACTGCAAGAAATGCTTCTATACCTGCTACGTCTGGCATTGTGAATCCTTATAATGGAAGCACACTGGTACCATCAGAAAATATAGGTGAGGTAAAAAGTAGCGGTATTGAAACGTCAGTTGGTTATAATAAAACGGGCGATTTTAGTTTTGGTATAGCTGCAAATTTCACTTATGCCAAAAATGAGTTAGTATTTAAAGATGAAGCCGCGGGTGTTTTAGATTATCAAAGAGAAACAGGCAGATCACTAAATACTTATTTGCTTTATAATGCTATTGGTATTTTCAGAAGTCAAGAAGAGTTGGATGCCACTCCACATGTGGCCGGGGCTCAAGTGGGCGACTTGATATATGAAGATTATAATGGTGATGGAAATATTTCTGCGGATGATATGGTGCGTAGTGAATATGGAAATATTCCTCAAATGACTTTTGGTTTGACGCTTCAGGCGGGTTACAAAAACTTTGACCTGTCTGCAGTGATTTCTGGTCAAACGCAGGTTAGTCAATACGTGCTTCCTGAGTCTGGTACTGTTGGCAACTTTTACAGCACTTGGGCCGACAATAGATACAGTCCATCAAATACCGAGGGCACATATCCTAGAGTAAGTGAGCGTTCGTCTTCTGCCGTTAGTGGTGGTCTTTACAGAAATAATTTCTGGTTAAATGATGCCTCTTTTGCAAGGTTGAAGAACATTCAAATTGGCTATACATTGCCTGAAAGTATTTTGGAAAGAGCAAATATTGGCTCATTAAGAGTTTACGCTAATGCTTTTAACCTATTTACACTTACAGGTGTGAAAGATTTTGACCCAGAGGGTTCTAGTGAAAGTGGACAGTTTTACCCGCAGCAGAAAATTCTTAACCTAGGTCTGAACATTCAATTTTAG